A window from Peromyscus eremicus chromosome 1, PerEre_H2_v1, whole genome shotgun sequence encodes these proteins:
- the Kcnip2 gene encoding Kv channel-interacting protein 2 isoform X3 translates to MTLEGLEMVAVLVVLVLFVKVLEQFGLFEPVSLEDSVEDEFELSTVSHRPEGLEQLQEQTKFTRKELQVLYRGFKNECPSGIVNEENFKQIYSQFFPQGDSSTYATFLFNAFDTNHDGSVSFEDFVAGLSVILRGTIDDRLNWAFNLYDLNKDGCITKEEMLDIMKSIYDMMGKYTYPALREEAPREHVESFFQKMDRNKDGVVTIEEFIESCQKDENIMRSMQLFDNVI, encoded by the exons ATGACCCTGGAAGGGCTGGAGATGGTGGCTGTGCTCGTGGTCCTGGTTCTTTTTGTCAAGGTCCTGGAGCAGTTTGGTCTCTTTGAGCCAGTCTCCTTGGAAG ACAGCGTGGAGGATGAGTTTGAACTGTCCACGGTGTCTCACCGGCCTGAGGGTCTGGAGCAGCTGCAGGAACAAACCAAGTTCACGCGCAAAGAGTTGCAGGTCCTGTACCGAGGCTTCAAGAAC GAATGTCCCAGCGGAATTGTCAATGAGGAGAACTTCAAGCAGATTTACTCTCAATTCTTTCCCCAAGGAG ATTCCAGCACCTACGCTACTTTTCTCTTCAATGCCTTTGACACCAACCATGATGGCTCTGTCAGTTTTGAG GACTTTGTGGCTGGTTTATCGGTGATTCTTCGGGGAACCATAGACGATAGGCTGAATTGGGCCTTCAACTTATATGACCTCAACAAGGATGGCTGTATCACCAAGGAG GAAATGCTTGACATCATGAAGTCTATCTATGACATGATGGGCAAGTACACATACCCTGCCCTCCGGGAGGAGGCCCCAAGAGAGCATGTGGAGAGCTTCTTCCAG AAGATGGATAGGAACAAGGATGGTGTGGTGACCATCGAGGAATTCATTGAGTCTTGTCAAAAG GACGAGAACATCATGAGGTCCATGCAACTCTTCGATAATGTCATCTAG
- the Kcnip2 gene encoding Kv channel-interacting protein 2 isoform X2, translating to MRGQGRKESLSESRDLDGSYDQLTGHPPGPTKKALKQRFLKLLPCCGPQALPSVSEMSTGFGLLGDNSLPSALAAPASLRPHRPRPLDPDSVEDEFELSTVSHRPEGLEQLQEQTKFTRKELQVLYRGFKNECPSGIVNEENFKQIYSQFFPQGDSSTYATFLFNAFDTNHDGSVSFEDFVAGLSVILRGTIDDRLNWAFNLYDLNKDGCITKEEMLDIMKSIYDMMGKYTYPALREEAPREHVESFFQKMDRNKDGVVTIEEFIESCQKDENIMRSMQLFDNVI from the exons ATGCGGGGCCAAGGCCGAAAGGAGAGTTTGTCCGAATCCCGAGATCTGGACGGTTCCTACGACCAGCTTACGG gccACCCTCCAGGGCCCACTAAAAAAGCCCTGAAGCAGCGGTTCCTCAAGCTGCTGCCGTGCTGCGGGCCCCAAGCCCTGCCCTCAGTCAGTGAAA TGTCTACAGGGTTTGGTCTTCTTGGTGACAATTCACTCCCTTCAGCATTAgctgccccagcctccctccGCCCCCACAGACCCCGCCCGCTGGACCCAG ACAGCGTGGAGGATGAGTTTGAACTGTCCACGGTGTCTCACCGGCCTGAGGGTCTGGAGCAGCTGCAGGAACAAACCAAGTTCACGCGCAAAGAGTTGCAGGTCCTGTACCGAGGCTTCAAGAAC GAATGTCCCAGCGGAATTGTCAATGAGGAGAACTTCAAGCAGATTTACTCTCAATTCTTTCCCCAAGGAG ATTCCAGCACCTACGCTACTTTTCTCTTCAATGCCTTTGACACCAACCATGATGGCTCTGTCAGTTTTGAG GACTTTGTGGCTGGTTTATCGGTGATTCTTCGGGGAACCATAGACGATAGGCTGAATTGGGCCTTCAACTTATATGACCTCAACAAGGATGGCTGTATCACCAAGGAG GAAATGCTTGACATCATGAAGTCTATCTATGACATGATGGGCAAGTACACATACCCTGCCCTCCGGGAGGAGGCCCCAAGAGAGCATGTGGAGAGCTTCTTCCAG AAGATGGATAGGAACAAGGATGGTGTGGTGACCATCGAGGAATTCATTGAGTCTTGTCAAAAG GACGAGAACATCATGAGGTCCATGCAACTCTTCGATAATGTCATCTAG
- the Kcnip2 gene encoding Kv channel-interacting protein 2 isoform X1 produces MNRCPRRCRSPLGQAARSLYQLVTGSLSPDSVEDEFELSTVSHRPEGLEQLQEQTKFTRKELQVLYRGFKNECPSGIVNEENFKQIYSQFFPQGDSSTYATFLFNAFDTNHDGSVSFEDFVAGLSVILRGTIDDRLNWAFNLYDLNKDGCITKEEMLDIMKSIYDMMGKYTYPALREEAPREHVESFFQKMDRNKDGVVTIEEFIESCQKDENIMRSMQLFDNVI; encoded by the exons ATGAATCGCTGCCCCCGCAGGTGCCGGAGCCCGCTGGGGCAGGCAGCTCGATCCCTCTACCAGCTGGTGACTGGGTCGCTGTCGCCAG ACAGCGTGGAGGATGAGTTTGAACTGTCCACGGTGTCTCACCGGCCTGAGGGTCTGGAGCAGCTGCAGGAACAAACCAAGTTCACGCGCAAAGAGTTGCAGGTCCTGTACCGAGGCTTCAAGAAC GAATGTCCCAGCGGAATTGTCAATGAGGAGAACTTCAAGCAGATTTACTCTCAATTCTTTCCCCAAGGAG ATTCCAGCACCTACGCTACTTTTCTCTTCAATGCCTTTGACACCAACCATGATGGCTCTGTCAGTTTTGAG GACTTTGTGGCTGGTTTATCGGTGATTCTTCGGGGAACCATAGACGATAGGCTGAATTGGGCCTTCAACTTATATGACCTCAACAAGGATGGCTGTATCACCAAGGAG GAAATGCTTGACATCATGAAGTCTATCTATGACATGATGGGCAAGTACACATACCCTGCCCTCCGGGAGGAGGCCCCAAGAGAGCATGTGGAGAGCTTCTTCCAG AAGATGGATAGGAACAAGGATGGTGTGGTGACCATCGAGGAATTCATTGAGTCTTGTCAAAAG GACGAGAACATCATGAGGTCCATGCAACTCTTCGATAATGTCATCTAG